In Marinomonas posidonica IVIA-Po-181, a single window of DNA contains:
- a CDS encoding flagellar hook-length control protein FliK, producing MRTDSNTLLPIASASTAKKSSMVRAPEKQGAAFSEDFNRAKDVISSNKRDDKPRVVSTDEPRQSSAISDKSSHPSTKDDSINPSEKESTVASKTVPSPVQSKADETHSVHSKSDNAEAEKGAQSVVSNSNQVDESGKKLQLSGEASPESSDLANGDKAMLLGGQVVTASAAVEALQKSPELNQKMTLSNDGEVASEVGASKTELLETDVSLDDVVVGDEHALANSVPRQQGLMDAGQVEGSLLDPSSVVQPSDVQSLPGISASAHQELGQAAIQVDGLPIEGLPSGQVGGVSIEGLPSGQVDAVPNSLVNGQVAEASKLDGIDLKKVNETGVIAMAPVAAAVATGVNQAVTQGQEVAGSDEELSWVLDQMSSTPRKTSTDGVVTGLLAEAPEVELVKSASLAGAGAGLALGVTGKLNADSTGGSATDLLQGAELTTDDVIGNEPIELRKKEHEAMLGRMAGNVDAKLDEVGGLSSSFNQQMGRAAASLGVAGQVVSANQPLNMAMNVPPGHPNWAAEMGQKVAWVAREGGHTARIRLDPPELGSLTVKVSVDSDSNTQINFVAATTQARDLLEGQMGRLRDMLAQQGIDLSRAEVDVSQQDTSGTQRDARQTGVVNNSDASVEEETDDVMPGVMSYVSATGVDFYA from the coding sequence ATGCGAACAGATTCTAATACCCTATTACCGATTGCTTCCGCTTCAACGGCCAAAAAATCGTCGATGGTCAGAGCGCCAGAAAAACAAGGTGCGGCTTTTTCGGAGGATTTTAACCGGGCAAAAGACGTTATATCGAGTAACAAACGCGACGACAAGCCCAGAGTCGTCAGCACTGATGAACCGCGTCAATCCTCCGCAATATCAGATAAATCAAGTCATCCCAGTACAAAAGATGACAGCATTAATCCGTCTGAAAAAGAATCTACCGTTGCTTCGAAAACGGTTCCGTCTCCTGTTCAGAGTAAGGCAGATGAGACGCATTCGGTTCATTCAAAATCAGATAATGCAGAGGCTGAAAAAGGGGCGCAGTCGGTTGTATCTAATTCAAATCAAGTTGATGAAAGCGGCAAAAAATTGCAGTTGAGTGGCGAAGCTTCTCCTGAATCAAGTGATCTTGCCAATGGTGATAAGGCTATGTTGCTTGGTGGGCAGGTTGTTACAGCAAGTGCTGCGGTTGAAGCGTTGCAGAAATCACCAGAGCTTAATCAAAAGATGACTTTGTCAAATGATGGTGAGGTGGCTTCGGAGGTTGGTGCGAGCAAGACAGAGTTGCTAGAGACGGACGTTTCTTTAGATGATGTGGTTGTGGGAGATGAGCATGCATTGGCCAACAGTGTGCCCCGTCAGCAAGGCTTGATGGATGCCGGTCAAGTGGAAGGCTCATTATTAGATCCCTCGTCTGTTGTTCAGCCATCTGACGTTCAGTCTCTGCCTGGAATTAGCGCTTCTGCACATCAAGAACTTGGTCAAGCCGCTATTCAAGTTGATGGTTTGCCTATTGAAGGTTTGCCTAGTGGCCAAGTTGGTGGTGTATCTATTGAAGGTTTGCCTAGTGGCCAAGTTGATGCTGTGCCTAATAGTCTGGTTAATGGTCAGGTTGCGGAAGCCTCGAAGCTTGACGGAATCGACTTAAAGAAAGTAAATGAGACAGGTGTTATTGCAATGGCCCCTGTCGCTGCGGCGGTTGCGACTGGAGTAAATCAGGCTGTGACTCAGGGGCAAGAGGTTGCAGGAAGTGATGAAGAATTATCTTGGGTACTTGATCAAATGAGTTCGACCCCGAGAAAAACATCAACTGATGGAGTCGTTACAGGCTTGTTGGCAGAGGCGCCGGAAGTTGAGCTGGTTAAGTCGGCTTCTCTTGCTGGTGCGGGTGCTGGATTGGCACTTGGGGTTACTGGTAAATTAAATGCGGATTCTACAGGTGGTTCAGCAACAGACTTATTGCAAGGAGCAGAGCTAACGACAGATGATGTGATTGGAAATGAACCTATAGAACTTAGAAAGAAAGAGCATGAAGCCATGTTAGGTCGTATGGCTGGTAATGTGGATGCGAAGCTGGATGAGGTTGGTGGATTGAGCTCATCGTTCAATCAACAAATGGGCCGGGCGGCAGCTTCGTTGGGAGTCGCAGGTCAAGTGGTCAGTGCAAATCAGCCGTTGAATATGGCAATGAATGTACCGCCAGGGCATCCAAACTGGGCGGCTGAGATGGGGCAGAAAGTGGCTTGGGTGGCTAGAGAGGGTGGTCATACAGCACGCATTCGCTTGGATCCACCTGAGCTTGGGAGTTTGACAGTAAAAGTATCGGTGGATAGTGATTCTAATACACAGATAAACTTTGTCGCGGCAACAACACAGGCACGAGATTTATTAGAAGGGCAAATGGGGCGCTTGCGTGATATGTTAGCGCAACAGGGCATAGATTTAAGCCGTGCCGAAGTGGATGTGTCTCAACAAGACACTTCTGGTACTCAGAGAGATGCCCGTCAGACTGGGGTAGTGAATAATTCCGATGCCAGTGTGGAAGAAGAAACGGATGACGTTATGCCTGGAGTCATGTCTTATGTCTCTGCTACAGGGGTGGATTTTTATGCCTAA
- a CDS encoding flagellar basal body-associated FliL family protein: MAEEDGLDVGSEEGKSGGKKKLIIIIALVVLLLGGGAAAYFLMFSGSDSPVDPAEAEAAALANEPSIYLTLEPAFTIDMMVNDRQRYVQLNMTIKSKNEEQMEAVTSHMPLIRNSLVLLFSSQSFDELKTTEGKEALKLAALDSINGILEQETGQGGIDGVLFTNFVMQ, from the coding sequence ATGGCTGAAGAAGACGGTTTAGATGTTGGCTCCGAGGAAGGGAAGTCAGGCGGTAAAAAGAAACTTATTATCATCATTGCTTTAGTGGTTTTGTTATTGGGTGGCGGTGCAGCTGCCTATTTTTTGATGTTTAGTGGTTCTGATTCGCCAGTGGATCCTGCTGAGGCAGAAGCGGCAGCTTTAGCCAATGAACCATCGATTTATTTGACGCTGGAGCCGGCTTTTACGATTGATATGATGGTGAATGATCGACAGCGCTATGTGCAATTAAACATGACAATTAAGTCGAAGAATGAAGAACAAATGGAAGCGGTGACATCCCATATGCCATTGATTCGAAACAGCTTGGTATTGCTTTTTTCCAGTCAATCGTTTGATGAATTAAAGACGACGGAAGGTAAAGAGGCATTGAAGCTTGCGGCGTTGGATTCCATTAATGGTATCCTTGAGCAAGAAACTGGACAGGGCGGCATTGATGGCGTTTTGTTTACTAATTTTGTGATGCAGTAA
- the fliM gene encoding flagellar motor switch protein FliM, producing the protein MSAQDLLSQDEIDALLHGADEKPADDDNADANGVASYDITSQERIVRGRMPTLEMINERFARYTRISLFNMLRRTADVSSGGLQVMKFGEYVHTLYVPTSLNLVKFRPLRSTALFILDAKLVFKLVDNFFGGDGRHAKIEGREFTPTEIRIVQLMLEQVFVDLTEAWAPVLKLELEYISSEVNPAMANIVSPSEVVVVSTFHIELDGGGGELHITLPYSMIEPVRELLDAGVQSDVDEKDDRWGKSLEQDVQDIGVKLSVNVTNKKATLREILKYKAGDIIPVEMPEYITVRANGVPSFKGKLGVSNERYSIQVTENIKSNKVTK; encoded by the coding sequence ATGTCAGCTCAAGATTTATTATCCCAGGACGAGATTGATGCGCTCTTACATGGCGCGGATGAGAAGCCGGCTGACGATGATAATGCAGATGCAAATGGTGTCGCGTCCTATGATATAACCAGTCAAGAGCGCATCGTTCGTGGGCGAATGCCGACGTTGGAAATGATAAATGAGCGATTTGCGCGTTACACGCGGATCAGCTTGTTTAATATGTTGCGACGTACGGCCGATGTGTCTTCTGGTGGTTTGCAAGTAATGAAATTTGGTGAGTATGTGCATACTTTGTACGTTCCAACAAGCTTGAATTTGGTGAAATTTCGCCCGTTACGCAGCACCGCTTTGTTTATATTAGATGCCAAGCTCGTTTTTAAGCTGGTGGATAATTTTTTTGGTGGTGATGGTCGTCACGCCAAAATTGAAGGTCGTGAGTTTACGCCTACTGAAATTCGTATTGTCCAGTTGATGTTAGAACAAGTGTTTGTGGATCTCACTGAAGCATGGGCACCGGTTCTTAAGCTGGAGCTTGAATACATAAGTTCGGAAGTGAATCCGGCGATGGCAAACATTGTTAGCCCGAGTGAAGTGGTTGTGGTATCAACATTCCATATCGAATTGGATGGTGGTGGTGGTGAACTGCACATTACCTTGCCTTATTCGATGATTGAGCCTGTTCGAGAGCTGCTAGATGCTGGTGTGCAAAGTGATGTCGATGAAAAAGACGATCGTTGGGGTAAATCTCTAGAGCAGGATGTTCAAGATATTGGTGTTAAACTCTCAGTGAATGTCACCAATAAAAAGGCTACACTGAGAGAAATTTTGAAATACAAAGCGGGCGATATTATCCCTGTGGAAATGCCTGAATACATTACGGTTCGTGCTAATGGTGTACCGAGCTTTAAAGGGAAATTGGGCGTCAGTAATGAACGCTATTCGATTCAGGTGACAGAAAATATTAAATCGAACAAGGTAACGAAATAG
- the fliN gene encoding flagellar motor switch protein FliN yields the protein MAEEQSPDQEGMDENLADEWAAAMTEAGETGDSDEGAVDDEWAAAMNEQEAEPVKLETLTAPNVPEGGIGSDLDLIMDIPVVLSMELGNTDIAIRNLMQLTQGSVVELDRFAGEPLDVLVNGTLIAHGEVVVVNDKYGIRLTDVVSPSERIKRLK from the coding sequence ATGGCAGAAGAGCAATCTCCAGATCAAGAAGGAATGGACGAGAACTTGGCGGATGAGTGGGCAGCCGCTATGACCGAAGCGGGTGAGACTGGCGATTCGGATGAAGGTGCTGTGGACGATGAATGGGCCGCTGCCATGAATGAGCAGGAAGCGGAACCTGTTAAATTGGAAACCTTGACGGCACCAAATGTGCCGGAAGGTGGCATCGGGTCTGATCTAGACCTTATTATGGATATTCCAGTTGTATTGTCGATGGAGTTGGGTAATACAGACATTGCCATTCGCAATTTGATGCAGCTAACGCAAGGTTCGGTTGTTGAGTTAGATCGCTTTGCTGGTGAGCCGTTGGATGTGTTAGTTAATGGCACCCTAATCGCTCATGGAGAGGTGGTTGTGGTGAATGACAAATATGGTATTCGTCTGACGGATGTTGTGAGTCCTTCGGAGCGTATTAAACGCCTTAAGTAA
- the fliO gene encoding flagellar biosynthetic protein FliO, giving the protein MFNKVMLASSIILYAAGVSASGVQEMSVASSMWKVVASLVFIVAFIPACLWLVKRFQLTQMKLGRQSDIKILSVQSLGAKEKIMLLEVEHEKVLIGVTGHTISHLKSFPARGASFTNELAEAQQQSASAEEKGK; this is encoded by the coding sequence ATGTTCAATAAAGTTATGTTGGCCAGTAGTATCATTCTGTATGCTGCTGGCGTTTCTGCATCTGGCGTACAGGAAATGTCTGTCGCTTCCTCTATGTGGAAAGTGGTTGCTTCTTTGGTGTTTATTGTTGCTTTCATTCCAGCCTGTTTATGGTTGGTGAAGCGGTTTCAGTTGACCCAGATGAAGTTGGGCCGCCAATCGGACATTAAAATACTAAGCGTTCAGTCTTTAGGTGCCAAGGAAAAAATCATGCTGCTTGAAGTTGAGCATGAAAAAGTTTTGATTGGGGTAACTGGTCACACTATTTCACATCTTAAAAGTTTTCCGGCCAGAGGCGCTTCCTTCACCAATGAATTGGCTGAGGCTCAACAGCAATCCGCCTCGGCGGAGGAAAAAGGTAAATGA
- the fliP gene encoding flagellar type III secretion system pore protein FliP (The bacterial flagellar biogenesis protein FliP forms a type III secretion system (T3SS)-type pore required for flagellar assembly.): MIRLLLLSLLLLPCLSWAEVGLPAVKLVTNPDGSQEYSVSLQILFIMTALTLLPAALMMMTSFTRIVVVLAILRQAIGLQQTPSNQIMIGMALFLTLFIMTPTLDRVNQVALQPYLNEEMTSVQAVEAASGPIRDFMLAQTREDDINLFVKLAGREGSIDSLDSLPFTILMPAFVTSELKTAFQIGFMIFIPFLIVDMVVASVLMAMGMMMLSPVIISLPFKIMLFVMVDGWAMIMGTLAASFGI; the protein is encoded by the coding sequence ATGATTCGCCTGCTGTTATTGTCTTTGCTACTGCTGCCATGTTTGTCTTGGGCTGAAGTCGGGTTGCCAGCCGTTAAGCTTGTAACCAATCCTGATGGTAGTCAGGAATATTCAGTTTCTCTGCAAATTCTTTTCATTATGACAGCCTTGACGCTGTTGCCCGCTGCCTTAATGATGATGACGTCGTTTACTCGTATCGTTGTGGTGTTGGCCATTCTGCGTCAGGCTATTGGTTTGCAGCAAACGCCGTCTAATCAGATTATGATTGGAATGGCCTTGTTTCTAACCTTGTTTATTATGACGCCAACATTGGATCGAGTGAATCAAGTAGCGTTGCAGCCGTATCTAAATGAAGAGATGACGTCGGTGCAAGCGGTTGAAGCCGCGTCAGGTCCAATTCGAGATTTCATGCTGGCTCAGACTCGGGAAGATGATATCAATCTTTTTGTGAAGTTAGCGGGGCGAGAAGGCAGTATTGATTCTTTGGATAGTTTGCCATTTACCATTCTAATGCCTGCCTTTGTGACGAGTGAGTTAAAGACCGCATTTCAAATTGGATTCATGATTTTTATTCCCTTTTTGATTGTTGATATGGTGGTGGCCAGTGTGTTGATGGCCATGGGTATGATGATGTTGTCTCCAGTCATTATCTCATTGCCATTCAAAATTATGCTCTTTGTCATGGTGGATGGTTGGGCTATGATTATGGGGACATTAGCAGCGAGCTTTGGGATTTAG
- the fliQ gene encoding flagellar biosynthesis protein FliQ produces MNPQVVLDLYGQGFYLIVLIVGVVMMPSLLVGLMVSVFQAATQINEQTLSFLPRLIVTILVIMQLGPWILTKLMDFTTNLFINIPMIIG; encoded by the coding sequence ATGAACCCGCAGGTGGTATTGGATCTATACGGACAAGGCTTTTATCTCATTGTCTTGATTGTTGGCGTGGTGATGATGCCAAGTTTGCTGGTGGGTTTGATGGTCAGTGTGTTTCAAGCGGCAACACAGATAAATGAGCAGACCTTGTCGTTTTTGCCAAGGTTGATCGTGACGATTTTAGTGATTATGCAGCTTGGTCCTTGGATTTTAACGAAATTGATGGATTTCACTACTAACCTGTTTATTAATATCCCAATGATAATCGGCTAA